Proteins encoded together in one Quercus lobata isolate SW786 chromosome 3, ValleyOak3.0 Primary Assembly, whole genome shotgun sequence window:
- the LOC115981868 gene encoding protein DOWNY MILDEW RESISTANCE 6-like, with the protein MANSIKPISLTPNFIVPEDKRPQLAHISPLASIPIIDLNDHVTSSLLQKISQACEEYGFFQVINHGVPEELCEKVMTAVTQFFELPPEERAEFFTEDLTKQVRLFNYYLKSEGQEKVTMWSELFSHPWHPVDDFTHLLPQNPPLYRVAFAEYAKEIGGFMNRLLSLISQGLGLDKDCLRKRMGDNPRLRAQANFYPLCPDPELTLGLAVHTDLNALTVLQQSAGVTGLQVIKDGKWVAVDPIPNAFVINLGDQIQVLSNGRFKSVHHRAVTNKTHPRISLAMFYGPNTEDVIGPIEDLIDDEHPPVYRSYRYAEFLEKFYSQEGTRRIVKELFELPK; encoded by the exons ATGGCTAATTCCATCAAACCTATTTCCCTTACACCAAACTTCATTGTCCCAGAAGACAAAAGGCCACAACTTGCACATATATCCCCCCTGGCCTCCATTCCCATCATTGACTTGAATGATCATgtcacttcctcattacttCAGAAAATATCACAAGCTTGTGAAGAGTACGGGTTCTTTCAAGTCATCAATCATGGAGTCCCTGAAGAATTATGTGAAAAAGTGATGACTGCTGTCACCCAGTTCTTCGAATTGCCTCCTGAAGAAAGAGCTGAGTTTTTCACTGAAGATCTTACCAAACAAGTAAGACTTTTCAACTACTACCTTAAGTCTGAAGGCCAAGAGAAAGTCACAATGTGGAGCGAACTCTTCTCTCATCCTTGGCATCCAGTCGACGATTTCACTCATCTCTTGCCCCAAAATCCACCTCTATACCG TGTGGCCTTTGCTGAATATGCAAAGGAGATTGGTGGCTTCATGAATAGGCTTTTGAGCCTGATTTCTCAAGGGCTTGGGCTGGACAAAGATTGTCTGCGGAAAAGGATGGGTGATAATCCTAGACTGAGAGCACAAGCTAATTTTTATCCACTGTGTCCAGACCCTGAGCTGACCTTGGGCTTGGCAGTTCATACTGATCTAAATGCACTCACAGTGCTCCAGCAATCAGCCGGAGTGACTGGCCTCCAAGTGATCAAAGATGGGAAATGGGTAGCCGTTGACCCTATTCCAAATGCATTTGTCATCAATCTGGGTGATCAGATTCAG GTATTGAGTAATGGAAGGTTTAAGAGCGTGCACCACAGGGCTGTAACCAACAAAACACATCCACGAATATCACTGGCAATGTTTTATGGACCAAATACGGAAGATGTGATTGGTCCAATTGAGGACTTGATTGATGATGAACATCCTCCAGTCTATCGTAGCTATCGTTATGCAGAGTTCCTTGAAAAATTCTACAGCCAAGAAGGAACCAGGCGAATTGTAAAGGAACTTTTCGAGTTGCCAAAATAG
- the LOC115982932 gene encoding protein DMR6-LIKE OXYGENASE 2-like encodes MTPYQLANNTPLTLSPNFILPEEKRPNLSEVLPSDSIPIIDLNDHDIDDGQGPSPLVSKISQACEEYGFFQIINHGVPRELCQKVLAVVTEFFQLPPEERAQYLTKDHSKQVKVFNYYQKYEGIGKVTMWSETFSHPWHPTEDFTYLLPTNPPQYREVFAEYARAIGVLFDRLLSLISRGLGLDKDCLKRRIGEKPGLHTQANYYPACPDPELTMGMPDHNDLGSITVLLQVEGVTGLQVIKDGKWLTVDPVPDAFVINLADQTQVLSNGKFKSVGHRAVTNKLLPRLSLGMFYTPNDDTVIGPIEDLIDEEHPPKYRRYSFKEYMEEFYRQEGKRRRVKEAFELQR; translated from the exons ATGACGCCCTATCAATTAGCCAATAACACACCTCTGACCCTTTCTCCTAATTTCATTCTCCCAGAGGAAAAGAGGCCAAACCTCTCAGAGGTACTTCCTTCTGATTCAATTCCCATTATCGACTTAAACGACCATGATATTGATGATGGTCAAGGGCCATCCCCGttagtttcaaaaatatcaCAAGCTTGTGAGGAATATGGTTTCTTTCAGATTATCAACCATGGAGTCCCCAGAGAATTATGCCAAAAGGTGTTGGCTGTGGTGACGGAGTTCTTTCAATTACCTCCCGAGGAAAGGGCGCAATATCTTACAAAAGATCATAGCAAGCAAGTAAAAGTGTTCAACTATTACCAGAAGTATGAAGGCATAGGAAAGGTCACAATGTGGAGTGAGACCTTCTCACACCCTTGGCATCCTACTGAAGATTTTACTTATTTGTTACCCACAAATCCTCCTCAGTATCG AGAAGTTTTTGCCGAGTATGCAAGAGCGATTGGAGTTTTGTTTGataggcttttgagcttgatatcCCGAGGGCTTGGCCTAGACAAGGATTGTTTAAAGAGGAGGATAGGTGAGAAGCCTGGGCTTCACACTCAAGCAAATTACTATCCAGCATGTCCAGATCCCGAGCTCACAATGGGAATGCCTGATCATAATGATCTTGGTTCAATTACGGTACTCCTACAGGTGGAGGGAGTGACTGGCCTCCAAGTGATCAAAGATGGGAAATGGTTAACCGTTGATCCTGTGCCTGATGCATTCGTCATCAATTTGGCTGATCAAACTCAG GTTCTTAGTAATGGAAAGTTCAAGAGTGTAGGACACAGGGCTGTCACTAACAAGTTGTTGCCACGATTGTCGTTAGGAATGTTCTATACACCAAATGATGACACTGTTATTGGCCCAATTGAGGATTTGATTGATGAAGAGCACCCTCCAAAGTATCGAAGATATAGTTTCAAGGAGTATATGGAAGAATTTTATAGGCAAGAAGGAAAGAGGAGGAGAGTAAAGGAAGCTTTTGAGTTGCAACgttaa
- the LOC115982986 gene encoding protein DMR6-LIKE OXYGENASE 1-like, translating to METTPFQFTNNTPLSLSPNFILPEENRPILSEVFSSASIPTIDLNNHDIDDLVSKISQACEKYGFFQIINHGVPKELCQRVLAVVTEFFQLPPEERAQFLTTDHRKLVKVFNYYQKVEGQGKVLMWGETFTHPWHPTENFTHFLPTNPPQYREVFTEYAREIGGLMDRLLSLMSQGLGLEKDCLKRKLGERPATYTQANYYPPCPDPELTMGLPAHNDISALVVLLQMEGVSGLQVVIDGKWVPVEPVPDAFVVNIADQMQVLSNGRYKSVLHRAVTNNRLARLSLPMFYAPNNDTVIGPIEDLIDEVHPPMYRNYSYKEYMDEFYRQEGARRRVKEAFELQH from the exons ATGGAGACCACACCCTTTCAATTTACCAATAACACACCTCTCTCGCTTTCTCCTAATTTCATTCTCCCAGAGGAAAACAGGCCTATCCTCTCAGAGGTATTTTCTTCAGCTTCAATTCCCACCATCGACTTAAATAACCATGATATTGATgatttagtttcaaaaatttcacaagCTTGTGAGAAATATGGTTTCTTTCAAATTATCAACCATGGAGTCCCCAAAGAATTATGTCAAAGAGTGTTGGCTGTGGTGACAGAGTTCTTTCAGTTGCCTCCTGAGGAAAGGGCACAGTTTCTTACAACAGATCATCGCAAGCTAGTAAAAGTTTTCAATTATTACCAAAAGGTTGAAGGCCAAGGAAAGGTCTTAATGTGGGGCGAGACCTTCACGCACCCTTGGCATCCTACTGAAAATTTTACTCATTTCTTACCCACAAATCCTCCTCAGTATAG AGAAGTTTTTACTGAATATGCAAGGGAGATTGGAGGCTTAATGGATAGGCTTCTTAGCTTGATGTCCCAAGGGCTTGGCCTAGAGAAGGATTGTTTAAAGAGGAAGCTAGGTGAGAGGCCTGCCACATATACACAAGCAAATTACTATCCCCCATGCCCAGACCCTGAGCTCACAATGGGGTTGCCTGCTCATAATGATATTTCTGCACTCGTGGTACTCCTACAGATGGAGggggtctctggcctccaagTGGTCATAGATGGGAAGTGGGTACCTGTTGAGCCTGTGCCGGATGCATTCGTCGTCAATATAGCTGATCAAATGCAG GTGTTGAGTAATGGAAGGTACAAGAGTGTATTACACAGGGCTGTAACCAACAATCGGTTGGCACGACTATCGTTACCAATGTTCTATGCACCAAATAATGACACTGTAATTGGTCCAATTGAGGATTTGATAGATGAGGTTCACCCACCAATGTATCGAAACTATAGTTACAAGGAGTATATGGATGAATTCTACAGGCAAGAAGGAGCGAGGAGGAGGGTAAAGGAAGCTTTTGAGTTACAGCATTAG